Genomic segment of Myxococcus stipitatus:
ATGTCCCGGCCCAGGACGTCTTCCTTGCGGAAGCCCGTCAGCGCGCTCAGCGCCTGGTTGAACACCACCACCTGCTTGTCGCGGTTGGCCACCAGGATGAGGGCGTTCGCCTTCTCCAGCAGGTCCTCCAGGTACTTGCGGACGAACGTCAGCTCGTCGATGAGCTTCGCGTTCTTCACCGCCACCGCCACCTGGCTGGCGAGCTGCAACAGCACGCGCTCGTCGTGCTGCACGTCCGCGTCCAGGCCCTCCGGGTACTCCATGTTGATGGCGCCGAAGAGCTGCCCGCTCGCCACCAGCGGAGCGCTCACGCCATGCGTGCTGCCCTGGAACAAGAGCGGCACCTCGTCCAGCACCGTCACCCGTCCCTGCGGCAGCGCCGAGCGCCCCAGGTTCAGCTTCTCCACCGCGCGGCGCAGCAGCACCAGCGGCTCATGCGCGCCTTCCTTCAGCCGCCCTTCCGCGTAGAGCGACGTCAGGCCACCGGTGCGCGAGTCGGTGATGCGGATGCAGAACGAGCGGCCGGGGAACAGCTCCTTCACCCCGCGAGCCACCGCCGCCACCAGCTCCTCCTCGCCGCCCGCCTCCGCCACGCTGCGGCCCAGGTCCAGCAGCACGCCTTCCGTGCGCGCCTGCTCCAAGAGCGCCCGCTCCGCCAGCACCAGTCGGTTGCGCGCGAGCTCCGGGTCATTCCGGGCGCGCACCGCCACCACGTCGCCTCGCCGCGACAGCGTCAACACGGCGCCGGGCATGCCCGCGAGCGACAGCTCGACGTCACAGCTCGCGCCATCCGCCGGAGCCGCCGCCGAGGCCAGCATCCGCGCGACATCCTCCACCGTCGCACGCGAGTCCGCGCAGAAGCGGTGGAAGGCCTCGTTGACCGCCACCAGGCGCAGCGTCGGGTCACACAGGGCCGCGGGGGCGTCGAGGGCCTCGAAGAAGGCCTGGAAGGACTCTGGCCCGGGGCCTCCCGGGATTCGCATCGCTCGGGTGTCAGTCTTCATGGGAGGTCGCCTTGTCCAGGTCGAGAATCTGCTGCTCCCCCATGTACGCCTTCGTCTCGTAGCGGGTGATCTTGCCGATCTTCCGCACGATTTCAGCCATGCGCTCCGCCTCGCGGTAGATGATGTCCACCGGCTTCCAGGCGAAGTCCTCCTCCTTCAGCTTGCGCTTGAGCAGCTCCGCGTAGCCCATCACCGACGTGAGGGGCTGGTTCAGCTCATGCGCCGCGGTGCCGGCGAGCGCGACGATGACGGCGCTCTTCTCGCTCTCCTCCAGCCGCGTCTCCACGTCCGACAACTTGCGCTCCAGCTTCATCCGGTCGCGCATGTCCGTGAAGATGCCGACGCTGAAGACCTCGCGCCCGCCCTCGTACACGAGCGAGGCCGTCATGTTGACGGGCACGCGCTCGCCGGAGCGGTGCACCAGCTCCTCGCGGGTGAGCGCCATGCGGCCCTTGCCGCCGTGCTCCGAGCCGCGCAGGGTGGCCATGATTTTTCGGGCCACACCGGGCTGGTAGAGCTGCTCCACGGTGAGGTTCGCCATCGCCTCCTGCGCGGTGTAACCACACAGCGCCTCCGCGCCCTTGTTGAAGAGGATGATGCGCCCCTTCAGGTCGGCGGCGATGATGGCGTCCACCGACGAGTCGATGAGCCGCTCCAGGAAGTCCTTCGTCTGGCGCAGCTCGTCCTCCAGCTTGCGCGCGTCGGTGACGTCGCGGAACGACAGGATGGTGGCCGCGTCCTCGTCCCGCAGCGGCGCGGCGGACATGGACAAGGTCAGCCGGCGTCCGGCCCCCGTGCGCACCTCCACGTCCACGCCCGAGCGCGACTCGCCTCGCGAG
This window contains:
- a CDS encoding ATP-binding protein, encoding MRIPGGPGPESFQAFFEALDAPAALCDPTLRLVAVNEAFHRFCADSRATVEDVARMLASAAAPADGASCDVELSLAGMPGAVLTLSRRGDVVAVRARNDPELARNRLVLAERALLEQARTEGVLLDLGRSVAEAGGEEELVAAVARGVKELFPGRSFCIRITDSRTGGLTSLYAEGRLKEGAHEPLVLLRRAVEKLNLGRSALPQGRVTVLDEVPLLFQGSTHGVSAPLVASGQLFGAINMEYPEGLDADVQHDERVLLQLASQVAVAVKNAKLIDELTFVRKYLEDLLEKANALILVANRDKQVVVFNQALSALTGFRKEDVLGRDIFGLVPESEHLRLSQVIAAAIRGESVNSFETRLLSREGNEVRVSFATSSMLAHHGEVEGVIAIGQDITVVKELEKRIIHAEKLASIGQLAASVVHEINNPMTAVATYADALLQRSRTTPGANPADQDKLRKILESSHRILRFTRDLVSYARPAQDKPERVQLNAVVDMAVGFCEHVVSQARVSVHREYVELPLLSAVRANLVQVFVNLITNACHAMPPGGSVYLSTRREGEEAVVSVRDTGSGIDPKNLQRIFEPFFTTKPEGKGTGLGLSICQGIVENHGGRLLVTSTVGEGTTFSVRLPLLME